One Bacillota bacterium genomic window, AAATCCCTTTTGAAAGGCTGCGACGGGCCAGCCTTGGTTTTTCGCCTACCCTCCTCGCGGCTATTGACGAGGTAGGGCTGGCGTTTTTGCCCGTGTTTTCGCCTTACACAGGTAGCTCCGTGCGCGAAATGGCCGCCTACCTTACTTCGCGCGACGTGGCAGGGGTGATGTTCACCGGCAACCGCTTGGCTGAAGACTTGTCGGGCGTGGATAAACTCAAAGAAGTTATTAGCGAGAGAAATTTAAGGCTGTACTGGTTACAGCGGCACGATACCCTGCGCGGCTACGTTCCCTTGGTAGGGGTGGAGGGCATTTTAACCGACGAGAGCCGCATCATTCGTGCCTTTCGTCCTTCGCGTATTGAGACCAACAACCCCCTCGTCACGCCTTACAGCATGACCGACCGCTGGTTAGGCTCCGTAAAAGAATACAATGTGCGTGCCATCTACATGCGACCGTTTTATCGTGAGCCAGACATCGCCTACAATGTCGAATATGTGCGTCTCTTGGCCGCTAGTCTTCAGAAGGCGGGTTTTACCTTGGGCTCGGCCGAGGCTTTTACAAGGTTTTACCCCTCGCCCTGGCAGTTTTACTTGGTGGGCCTAGGCATCGCCCTCATCGGCGTCGCCTTAGTGCGTAAGTTTAAATTTCCGCCTATCCTTGGAGCACTCGGCATGGCCGGGGTTGCGCTCGGGCAAGTTTTGCTGCTGACCCCCTGGAGCGTCGAAGTGCGACTGGCAGTAGCACTTGTCGGGGCCATTCTAGCCAGTTTCGCGGGGCTCGCCCTGTGGAAAGACGAGAAGTTGTGGTGGAAGAGCTTTCTCCTCATTAATGGCACCTCGCTCGGGCTCGGGCTTCTGGTCGCCAGCTACCTAAGTGACTACTACTTTATAGCTGAGTTTCGTTACTTTCGCGGGGTCAAGCTGCAGTATGCGGCTCCGCTGGTAATTTTGGCGGCGCTGCTCTTTCTGCCAAGGCTAAGACAGCTCTTTGGCGAAGTAAAAGATGAAATTAGACGAGTGGGGCTCCTTGGGGCGGCCCTCCTTTTAATGCTCCTGGCCTGGGCACTAGCCGTTTTTATCTGGCGTTCGGGGCATGTGCACTCCATCAGTCAGTTTGAGCTCGAGCTGCGCTTCTGGCTAGAGGAAGTGCTCATCGCTCGTCCCCGTTTTAAAGAAATACTTATCCACCCTGTGCTACTAGTCATTCTCTATTTTCGCAGCCGGCTTTCGCGCTTAGTCTTTGAGGGCGGGCTAGTGGTGGCTGCTATTGCTCAAGTCTCTATCGTCAACACCTTTATGCATTTGCGCACTCCCCTCGCGCATTCCTTGCTCCGAGTCTTTCATGGGCTGTGGATAGGGGCCATCTTAGGAGTACTGGCCATAGTCGTTTTACGGCAGCTCATCGCCCGCTACGTAGTCCTCGCGGGGAGGGCAGTCAAACGATGAAGGTGGTGCATATTAATGGCGGGGGAGAAACGGGTGGCGGCAAGAGCCACCTCGTGACCCTACTGCCGCATCTCCGGGCCGCGGGATGCGACGCTTCTTTAATTGTGTTTACCCATGGCTTGCTAGAACAGGAAGCCATGGCGGTGGGCGTTCCTACCACTTGCTTAGGCGTGAGTCGCATGATGTCTTACAAGCTCTTTCAGCGGCTCCATCAACTTTTAAAGGCTGAAAAACCCAACCTTGTGCATACCCATGGCGGCAGAGCTAACCTTTACGGGCGCCTGGCGGCAAGGCTGGCTGGCATTCAATGCGTCGTCACGACCGTGCATAGCTATAGCGACCTCGATTACAACAAGGCCTGGCACAACACTTGGTTTTCCCTTGTGGACAGGCTCACTTGGTTTTTTACCGATTACTTTATCGCCGTCTCGCACCACTTAAGAGACTCTTTCACCATGCGCGGCGTCTCACCTAGCCGTATTGCCGTGGTCCATAATGGCATAGCCCCGTGGCAGGGGGAAAAAATTGACCTGCGACTCCGCTTCGCACTGGGGTCAGGGCCGGTGCTGTGCGCTGTAGGGCGCTTCGTGCCTGTTAAACGGTTTGATGTGCTCATTAGAGCCATGAGTCAAGTGCTGGCCGCGTTTCCTGAGGCCAGCTTGGTGCTGGTCGGCGAGGGACCAGAAGAGGGGGCCATGCGTGCCCTAGCACAGTCTCTCGGTCTAGAAAAGAGGCTGTTCTTTGTAGGTTACCGGACTGATGCTAGAGCCATGCTTAGTAGTGCCGATGCCTTTGTTATGTCTTCAGACATGGAGGGCCTACCCATAGTGCTCTTAGAGGCCTTGGCCGCCCATGTTCCGGTCGTCGCCACGCGCGTGGGGGGTATCCCCGAAGTAGTGGAGGACGACAAAACTGCCCTTTTGGTCCCCAAAAATAGTCCAGAGGCTCTAGGCGAGGCCCTAGTCGCCTGTCTGGCCGATAAGGCGGCAGCAGTGCGTCGCGCCACCCTCGGTCGACAATGGTTTATGGAGAACGGCACGGCAGAGGCCATGACGCTTAAAACACTGGCTCTCTATAAAAAGTGGGGAGGTGGCTTATGATGGCCAAAGGCGTCGACGGCGCGATAGTCAGCAGGCGAACGATAGTCATCTTTAGCGCCACTCCCTGGCAGGGCTTAGTTGGGCGTCCCCACCACTTGGCGCGGCACTTCGCCTCGCGTGGTGAGCGTGTGCTCTTCGTCGAGCCGGCCATTACCTGGCTTTCGCCACTGAAAAAGCTCAAGCTCCTTCTAAAGTTTCACTTTGGCAGACTACTGCCCCTAGAAGAGAACTTAGCCGTCCTCACGCCGCCCCCCATCATGCCAGCAGGTTACCGCTTTCGTGCGGTCAATAAGCTTAACCAGACGCTTTTAGAGCGCAGTATCATGACCGCTCTTCGCCGCCTAGACTGGCCCGCAGGCCTAGTAATTACGCACTTGCCTGGCACGGCCGACTTCCCCGGCACTATGCCGCTGCTTTATGAGTGTGTCGATGACCATGCGGCCTTTAGTCAGTATTCCTCCCTGTGGCAGAAAGAAGTGGTACAGGAGCTAGAGTATGATCTCTTGCGGCGGGCGAGAGGAGTAGTAGCTACGGCACAAGTGCTCTTTGCACGGTGCCAAAAATACCATCCGAAGGCGCTACTGATTGGGAATGGAGCGGCAGTGGAGCATTTTTCCGATGCAGCCGGCGGCAAGTCAGGCGCGACCGGACTTAGTGGCCTAGTAGCAGGATTTTATGGCGGCATTGGTGCCTGGGTGGACTTAGAGCTCATCGCTAGGGCGGCGGAGCTGGCGCCCCACTGGTCGTTTTACTTGGCGGGGCCGCGCGAAGGCTCTGTAGAGCTGCCTCGTTTTCCGGGCAATGTGTTCTTGCCTGGTTTTATACCCTTTGCTGAGTTGCCTCCTATCTTGGCCGACTTTGATGTGGCCCTTGTTCCCTTTAAAACCAATGAACTGACGATAAGCGTTAATCCCATCAAGCTCTATGAGTACTTCGCCGCCGGTAAGCCGGTGCTTGTTGCGGATATCCCAGAGCTCACCCGTTGGGGGGAGTTAGTCTACCCTGTGACTTCAGCCTCGGACTTGGTGGCGGCACTAGAAACTGCCTGCCATGAAAGCGCGGAATTAAAGGCGAAGCGCCAGCAGGTAGCCATGGATAATTCATGGGCAGCGAAGGTTGACCTGCTCCTTGACTACATGAAAGGTTTAGGGCTATGACGAGAACATTTATTATGGCCTTTATTGGCGCGGGTAATTTAGGTGACGAAGCCATTTTGGCAGGCACACTGGCCGCCTGGCGTCAGGCGGGGGTGGCCGACCCCCTAGTTTTTTCTTGGCAGCCAGAGGAGACAGCGCGTCTGCACCAAGTCACGTCTTTGCCGATAGAGCCAGGACTAGGGGGTCTTACCAGCTACGCCCGCCATTTACAGCGGGGGGATCTCGTTCTCTTAGGAGGGGGTAGCCTGCTGCAGGATGGCGAGCGGCGTATTGTCCCCTTTTGGCTGTCTCGCGCCCTCGTGGCGCGCCTCTGTGGCTGCCGCGTGGTGTTTCACGCGCAGGGTATTGGCCCTCTAAGAAGCGTCAGCGCTAGATTGGCCGTGCGCTACTTAGTCCCTTTGACCGCCCACCTCGTCACACTGCGCGACGAGGCCTCCATGGCTTTCGTGCGGCGGGCTCGCCCACGTCTTGTGGCCGACCCCGCCCTCTTGCTGCCGGCAGGGGAGCGCCATGTGGTGCCTAGGCGAGTGGTTGTGGCTTTACGCCCCTCGCGATATTACTTGGCAGAGGAAGAACAGCTCTTACAGGTACTCACACGACTTAAGCATGCGCTGGACATAGAGTATATCTTCGTGCCCATGCATTATCCCGACGACTATGCCCTCGCCCTGCGCTGCGCCGCGCACACCGGGGGGCAGGCACTAGCCAAGCTCACTTTGACGGAATTACGCACCTTACTGGCTTCAGCCGAACTAGTAATTGCCATGCGCCTACATGCGGCCATTTTGGCGGCCGGGGTGCTGACACCCATAGTGGGGCTCGCCTACGACCCCAAGATACTTGCTTTTTTTTCTAGCCTGGGTCTACAAACTGCTGTCGTGCCTTGGGGAGTGCATTTTTCGGGAGATCGCTTCTTTGACACGGTAAGTGAAGTTTACCAGGGGCGCACAGAATACCAAGCGCTCCTACAAAGAGAAGTACCTCTGGCCAAGGCGAAGGCTGCCGCAGCCGTCTCCTGGGCCTTAGAGTTAGCGGGGAGGGAGTAGCGATGGGCCAGACCGTAACTATACTGGGCGTAGAGGTTTCGTCCCGCACCATGGCCGAGACCGTCGAGGAAGCGCTGCGCCTTATGGCCTGCCGCCGCGGCCAGATTGTCACTGCCAATGCCGAGATACTCTATACAGCACACCGAGACAAAGACTTCTACGCCGTACTGCGCGAGGCAGAGCTCATTACCGCCGATGGTATGGGCGCCGTCTTGGCTGCTCGCCTGCTTGGCCACCCTGTGCCGGAGCGAGTTAGTGGTTACGACTTGCTGCTGCAGTTAGCGGGTAGGGCGGCGGAGCGAGGCCTGCGCGTGTTTCTCTTGGGGGGCAAGCCTGGTGTAGCCGAGAAAGCGGCTCTTAAGCTTAGAGCTCTATACCCCGGGCTCCAAATTGCCGGCACGAGGCATGGATATTTTACGGACAGTGAAGTAACAGCCGTTATCAGCGAAGTGACCGCTAGCTCGCCTGACTTGCTACTAGCCGCCTTGGGGCTACGAGGTGAGTTTCTACTGGCTCGACACAAAGACGCACTCCACTGTGCCAGCATGCAGGTGGGCGGCAGCTTCGATGTGTTGGCCGGAGTGGCAGAGCGCGCACCGCTATACTTGCAGAGGGCAGGCCTCGAATGGGCCTTTAGACTATACAAAGAGCCATGGCGCTACAAACGCATGCTGTCATTGCCCAAATTCATTGTGACAGTGCTACTAACGCGTAGCCAAAGGCAGGAAAGGGAGGTCAAAAAATGAACACGGTACTACTGAAAGAAAAAGCACAGGAGATGCGTCGCCTCATTATGCAGAGCATTGCGGAGGCCGGATCGGGGCACCCTGGTGGTTCCCTTTCGCTGGTCGAGATTATGTCCTACCTATACTTTTTTGAGGCTGAACTACATGAGAGCGACCCTTTGTGGCCAGAGCGCGACCGCATAATTCTTTCTAAGGGGCATGCCGCACCGGTGCTCTATGCCGCCTTGGCCTGTCGTGGCTACCTGCCGCAGGAAGAAGTACTGACTCTCCGCAAACTGGGCTCTCGCCTGCAAGGCCACCCAGATATGCGGAAACTACCCGGGGTCGAGATGTCGACAGGTTCACTCGGACAAGGCTTGTCGGTTGCGAGCGGGCTAGCGCTAGGTCTACGGCTCGGGAAAAAGCCACAGCGTGTTTTTGCCATACTGGGCGACGGCGAGTTGCAAGAAGGCCAAGTGTGGGAAGCCGCCTTGACCGCAGCGCACTTTAAACTTAATAATCTCACGGCCATCATCGACAACAATGGCCTGCAAATCGATGGTGCGACTACCGATGTTAAGTCCCTGCAGCCCCTCGCTGATAAATGGCAGGCCTTCGGCTGGCAGACTGTCACGGTAGACGGTCACTCCTACCACGACCTGTACCGCGGTTTTCGCAGCGTCCGCGACGAGCGGCCGCTAGCCATTATCGCGCGTACCATCAAGGGTAAGGGCGTCACCTACATGGAGAATATCGCCGATTGGCACGGCAAGGCGCCTTCCCTAGAACAATCGCGACAATACCTAGAGAGTAGCGGAGGTGAAGAAAATGTCGGTTAAACTTGAAGCGACCCGCGATGCCTATGGCCGGGCTCTCCTGTACTTGGGTGAGCACTGTCCCGAAGTGGTTGTCCTTGATGCGGATCTTTCAAAATCTACTAAGACCGCGGTTTTTGCCGCCAAGCATCCCGAGCGGTTCTTTAATATCGGCATTTCAGAGGCCGACTTAGTAGGTACGGCCTGTGGACTGGCCCTAGCTGGGCTAAAGCCCTTTGCCAGCACCTTTGCCATCTTTGCCACTGGTCGCGCCTATGACCAAGTGCGTAATAGTGTCGCCTACCCCTACCTCCCCGTAGTCATTGCCGCCACCCATGCCGGGCTGACTGTGGGCCCCGACGGAGGCTCGCATCAATCTCTCGAGGATATCGCCCTAATGCGGGTGCTCCCCCATATGCAAGTGTGGGTTCCGGCCGATGGCGAAGAAGCCTACCAGATGATTCTCGCCGCAGCAAAGGCCAAGGGGCCAGTATACGTGCGCCTGGGCAGACAACCAGTGCCCCCTGTTTCGCCTCTTGGTTACAGCTTTGTCCCGGGGAAAGCCGTCGTCTACGGCGAAAGTGGAGCAGTGGCCCTTATCGCTTGCGGGGTGATGGTGGCCGAAGCCTTAAAGACAGCGCACAGTCTGCGGGAGCAGGGCGTTTCCTGCCAGGTCATTAACATGAGTAGTATCAAGCCCCTTGACACTGCCGTGCTAGATAAAGCCGCCGCAGAGAGCCGTCTATTGGTCACTATTGAGGAGCACCAAAAAGCAGGCGGCCTTGGCAGCGCCTGTTTAGAGCACCTAGCTTTACACTCGCGCCGTCCACCCCTGCTCGCCATAGGTGTTGAAGACGTATTCGGTCAGTCTGGCGAGCCACAAGAGCTCTTAGAGCACTACGGATTGACGTCGGCAAGCATCACTACGAAGGTTCTCGCACAGCTCTCGGCAATATAGGCGGTAATATAGGTAGTCCCTGACACTGTCATTGGCCATGTCGATATGGTATGATTTCTCGGGATTGATAATTGCCTCACAGGGCAGTAATGAAAGGCGGAAACACTTTGCGCAACGTTCCTTATCGCATCTATGTCGCTATCGCATGTTTTTTCATGACCCTGTGCTTGGGGACTCTCTATGCTTGGCCTATTTTCATTCCACACCTCGAAGCAGAGTTTGGTTGGAGCCGTGCGACTGTGACCCTGCCCTTTACCGTAGCCTCAGTAGTGTTGTCTCTGGGCATGGTGCCCGCCGGGCGACTACAAGACATCAAGGGGCCTAAGTCGCTGGTGGCGATGTGTGCGGTATTGGTGCTTATAGGCTATGTCCTTAGTTCTTTCGCCACTAATATTATTTGGCTGGTGGTGACCTATGGTCTTATTCTTGGTAGCGCCATTGCCGCTGGCTACATGGCCTCGGTGGGTGGAGGACTTAAATGGTTTCCTGACATGAAAGGAACAGCAACCGGGATCTTGGTCGGCGGTTTTGGGCTCGGGGCCGCAGTGTTTGGCCCTATAGCACAGCAGATGATTGAGGCCGTCGGTTGGCGTCAGAGTTTCATTATCTTAGGTATTGCCTTCTCGATTGTGATCGGCATTATCTCATTGATTGTTAAGAACCCACCTGCGGGGTGGACGCCGCAGGCCAAGAACGGCAAGAAGCAAGGCGGCTTGGGTCGTGTTTCACCCGAGTATACGGGTCTTGAGTTCTCTCCTAAGCAGATGCTCAGAACTCCGCAGTTTTGGCTGATGTGGGTGCAGTATTTCCTAGTGCTATCAGCAGGCTTTTCCATCTTGGTGCACCTCAAGCCCTTGGCCGAGGAGTTTGCGGGCTTTACACCTATGGCGGCAGCAGGGCTAGTGTCCCTTATCTCCGCTTCTAATTTTACCGGACGCTTCTTCCTTAGCCCTCTCTCTGATGTGATTGGGCGTATCAAGTCATTTAACATGATTGCGGTGCTCATGACGGCTGCCACTGCCTCGGCGGCGGTCGCGATACTGATGGATATCCCCAGTGTCTTATTTTTTACAGCTATTGCGGGTGGCGTAGCTTTTGGTGGCTATCTAGCCCTGTCTCCTGCCTTTACTGCCGATATGTGGGGGAGCAAAAATTTCGGTATTAACTATGGGCTCATGTTCACTGCTTGGGGTGCCGCCTCATTTGCCGGACCGTTTTTTGCCGGTCTAGCCTACGACCTAACTGGTGGTTATATTCCTGCTTACATTGTTTTCTCTCTGCTTTGTATCCCTGCCGTAGTGATTACGACCAGTTTCGTCAAGCCTTCTGGGCTGATTGCCTTTGCTAAAGCCCATGGGCTTGGGTCC contains:
- a CDS encoding OFA family MFS transporter, which codes for MRNVPYRIYVAIACFFMTLCLGTLYAWPIFIPHLEAEFGWSRATVTLPFTVASVVLSLGMVPAGRLQDIKGPKSLVAMCAVLVLIGYVLSSFATNIIWLVVTYGLILGSAIAAGYMASVGGGLKWFPDMKGTATGILVGGFGLGAAVFGPIAQQMIEAVGWRQSFIILGIAFSIVIGIISLIVKNPPAGWTPQAKNGKKQGGLGRVSPEYTGLEFSPKQMLRTPQFWLMWVQYFLVLSAGFSILVHLKPLAEEFAGFTPMAAAGLVSLISASNFTGRFFLSPLSDVIGRIKSFNMIAVLMTAATASAAVAILMDIPSVLFFTAIAGGVAFGGYLALSPAFTADMWGSKNFGINYGLMFTAWGAASFAGPFFAGLAYDLTGGYIPAYIVFSLLCIPAVVITTSFVKPSGLIAFAKAHGLGS
- a CDS encoding glycosyltransferase translates to MMAKGVDGAIVSRRTIVIFSATPWQGLVGRPHHLARHFASRGERVLFVEPAITWLSPLKKLKLLLKFHFGRLLPLEENLAVLTPPPIMPAGYRFRAVNKLNQTLLERSIMTALRRLDWPAGLVITHLPGTADFPGTMPLLYECVDDHAAFSQYSSLWQKEVVQELEYDLLRRARGVVATAQVLFARCQKYHPKALLIGNGAAVEHFSDAAGGKSGATGLSGLVAGFYGGIGAWVDLELIARAAELAPHWSFYLAGPREGSVELPRFPGNVFLPGFIPFAELPPILADFDVALVPFKTNELTISVNPIKLYEYFAAGKPVLVADIPELTRWGELVYPVTSASDLVAALETACHESAELKAKRQQVAMDNSWAAKVDLLLDYMKGLGL
- a CDS encoding WecB/TagA/CpsF family glycosyltransferase; the encoded protein is MGQTVTILGVEVSSRTMAETVEEALRLMACRRGQIVTANAEILYTAHRDKDFYAVLREAELITADGMGAVLAARLLGHPVPERVSGYDLLLQLAGRAAERGLRVFLLGGKPGVAEKAALKLRALYPGLQIAGTRHGYFTDSEVTAVISEVTASSPDLLLAALGLRGEFLLARHKDALHCASMQVGGSFDVLAGVAERAPLYLQRAGLEWAFRLYKEPWRYKRMLSLPKFIVTVLLTRSQRQEREVKK
- a CDS encoding polysaccharide pyruvyl transferase family protein yields the protein MTRTFIMAFIGAGNLGDEAILAGTLAAWRQAGVADPLVFSWQPEETARLHQVTSLPIEPGLGGLTSYARHLQRGDLVLLGGGSLLQDGERRIVPFWLSRALVARLCGCRVVFHAQGIGPLRSVSARLAVRYLVPLTAHLVTLRDEASMAFVRRARPRLVADPALLLPAGERHVVPRRVVVALRPSRYYLAEEEQLLQVLTRLKHALDIEYIFVPMHYPDDYALALRCAAHTGGQALAKLTLTELRTLLASAELVIAMRLHAAILAAGVLTPIVGLAYDPKILAFFSSLGLQTAVVPWGVHFSGDRFFDTVSEVYQGRTEYQALLQREVPLAKAKAAAAVSWALELAGRE
- a CDS encoding transketolase translates to MNTVLLKEKAQEMRRLIMQSIAEAGSGHPGGSLSLVEIMSYLYFFEAELHESDPLWPERDRIILSKGHAAPVLYAALACRGYLPQEEVLTLRKLGSRLQGHPDMRKLPGVEMSTGSLGQGLSVASGLALGLRLGKKPQRVFAILGDGELQEGQVWEAALTAAHFKLNNLTAIIDNNGLQIDGATTDVKSLQPLADKWQAFGWQTVTVDGHSYHDLYRGFRSVRDERPLAIIARTIKGKGVTYMENIADWHGKAPSLEQSRQYLESSGGEENVG
- a CDS encoding glycosyltransferase, which translates into the protein MKVVHINGGGETGGGKSHLVTLLPHLRAAGCDASLIVFTHGLLEQEAMAVGVPTTCLGVSRMMSYKLFQRLHQLLKAEKPNLVHTHGGRANLYGRLAARLAGIQCVVTTVHSYSDLDYNKAWHNTWFSLVDRLTWFFTDYFIAVSHHLRDSFTMRGVSPSRIAVVHNGIAPWQGEKIDLRLRFALGSGPVLCAVGRFVPVKRFDVLIRAMSQVLAAFPEASLVLVGEGPEEGAMRALAQSLGLEKRLFFVGYRTDARAMLSSADAFVMSSDMEGLPIVLLEALAAHVPVVATRVGGIPEVVEDDKTALLVPKNSPEALGEALVACLADKAAAVRRATLGRQWFMENGTAEAMTLKTLALYKKWGGGL
- a CDS encoding transketolase family protein; protein product: MSVKLEATRDAYGRALLYLGEHCPEVVVLDADLSKSTKTAVFAAKHPERFFNIGISEADLVGTACGLALAGLKPFASTFAIFATGRAYDQVRNSVAYPYLPVVIAATHAGLTVGPDGGSHQSLEDIALMRVLPHMQVWVPADGEEAYQMILAAAKAKGPVYVRLGRQPVPPVSPLGYSFVPGKAVVYGESGAVALIACGVMVAEALKTAHSLREQGVSCQVINMSSIKPLDTAVLDKAAAESRLLVTIEEHQKAGGLGSACLEHLALHSRRPPLLAIGVEDVFGQSGEPQELLEHYGLTSASITTKVLAQLSAI